One genomic segment of Paraburkholderia phymatum STM815 includes these proteins:
- a CDS encoding PDDEXK family nuclease gives MEATLSEKLVARYARERRGEGRGASYVPGLTQRQIARGVGRMHRFCCTRCGGRQIILGSDAELATFLVAHWHPDTCDLNEYFPLTDPAETELIASELGIAHPRMRDGSPSMLRTGLMVLRKSGDGYAWSALDTLACQLDPARAAPDAMQIVSEYWRRRGVSWQLNRSGGFNDCRVRNLWQLFPHSEYMSTASPDADDLVPQDALLAELRRCRYRSLREACHAAARTTGRPPGDGVRAALQLLATRRIVGRLDLPDLLLQPLSGLKATRAARCG, from the coding sequence ATGGAAGCGACCTTGTCCGAGAAACTGGTTGCACGCTACGCAAGGGAGCGGCGTGGCGAGGGGCGCGGCGCGTCATACGTGCCGGGGCTCACGCAGCGGCAGATCGCGCGCGGCGTGGGTCGCATGCACCGCTTCTGCTGCACGCGCTGTGGTGGTCGCCAGATCATTCTCGGGTCCGACGCGGAGCTCGCGACCTTTCTCGTCGCTCACTGGCATCCCGATACGTGCGACCTGAACGAATATTTTCCGCTGACCGATCCCGCTGAAACCGAGTTGATCGCATCAGAGCTCGGGATCGCGCATCCGCGCATGCGCGACGGCAGCCCGTCCATGTTGCGTACTGGCCTGATGGTGTTGCGCAAATCAGGTGATGGCTATGCGTGGAGCGCCCTCGATACGCTCGCCTGCCAGCTGGACCCGGCTCGTGCGGCGCCCGACGCGATGCAGATCGTCAGCGAGTACTGGCGCCGGCGTGGCGTCAGCTGGCAGCTGAACCGTTCGGGTGGATTCAACGACTGCCGGGTGCGTAACCTCTGGCAGTTGTTCCCGCACAGCGAGTACATGTCGACGGCCAGTCCGGACGCTGACGACCTGGTGCCGCAGGATGCGCTGCTGGCCGAACTCCGGCGGTGCCGGTATCGCAGCCTGCGTGAGGCGTGTCATGCGGCAGCCCGCACGACGGGCAGACCACCGGGCGATGGTGTGCGCGCCGCGCTGCAGCTGCTTGCGACCCGCAGGATTGTGGGCCGTCTCGACCTGCCAGACCTGCTGCTCCAGCCGCTCAGTGGACTGAAAGCCACCCGGGCCGCGCGATGCGGCTGA
- a CDS encoding IS3-like element ISBph1 family transposase (programmed frameshift) produces MFKVPHQVYTAEFKEAAVQRVKDGQSVSAVARELGMSMQTLRNWLKASEAGKLNGPGAKVVTAEQMELSRLRAENKRLQMELEIGKKSGGVLREGPPVKYAWIDTQCRQYPLSVLCEVLAVSINGYRAWKRGGTPERQRLTDAQLLTLIRTIHAKVKGAYGSPRMTDEVRSRGFPASKARVERLMSANGIRARHKRRYRVTTDSRHKLPVAPNVLNRDFTPAEPNQVFTSDITYIWTDEGWLYLAVTLDLFNREVVGWSVKPRMTADLVTDALTMAWFRRRPAPGTLHHSDRGSQYASHDFQRKLTSYGMRCSMSRKGNCWDNAPTESFFNSLKNERVHGTRYRTHHEAVADLFEYIEVFYNRSRRHSSLGFMSPTQFMQNWLAAQRTKDTAA; encoded by the exons ATGTTCAAGGTACCGCACCAGGTGTACACGGCAGAGTTCAAGGAAGCGGCCGTGCAACGAGTTAAGGACGGACAAAGCGTGAGCGCTGTGGCCCGTGAACTGGGCATGTCGATGCAGACACTGCGCAACTGGCTCAAAGCGTCGGAGGCCGGCAAGCTTAATGGCCCCGGGGCAAAGGTCGTCACGGCCGAACAGATGGAACTCTCGCGTCTGCGAGCGGAGAACAAGCGCTTGCAGATGGAGCTGGAAATCG GCAAAAAAAGCGGCGGCGTTCTTCGCGAAGGACCTCCTGTGAAGTACGCCTGGATTGACACGCAGTGCCGGCAGTATCCTCTGTCGGTGCTGTGCGAGGTCCTTGCTGTAAGCATCAACGGCTATCGCGCCTGGAAGCGCGGCGGCACGCCTGAGCGACAGCGGCTGACTGATGCCCAGTTGCTCACGCTGATTCGAACGATTCATGCCAAGGTCAAAGGCGCTTACGGTTCGCCGCGCATGACCGACGAGGTGCGCTCTCGCGGCTTTCCGGCCAGCAAAGCACGTGTGGAGCGGCTGATGAGCGCCAACGGTATCCGAGCCCGTCACAAGCGCCGTTATCGGGTGACAACCGATTCCCGGCACAAGCTGCCGGTCGCACCGAACGTGTTGAATCGCGACTTCACGCCGGCCGAGCCCAACCAGGTGTTTACCTCGGATATCACGTACATCTGGACGGACGAAGGCTGGCTGTATCTGGCGGTCACTCTCGATCTGTTCAATCGCGAGGTCGTGGGCTGGTCCGTCAAGCCACGCATGACGGCGGACCTCGTGACCGACGCGCTGACGATGGCATGGTTCCGCCGCCGGCCCGCGCCTGGCACGCTGCATCATTCGGACAGAGGCAGTCAATACGCGAGCCACGACTTCCAGCGCAAGCTGACTTCGTACGGCATGCGATGCTCGATGAGCCGCAAAGGCAATTGCTGGGATAACGCGCCGACGGAAAGCTTCTTCAACAGCCTGAAGAACGAGCGGGTACACGGCACGAGGTATCGCACGCATCATGAAGCTGTAGCGGACTTGTTCGAATACATAGAAGTGTTTTATAACCGCAGTCGTCGTCATTCATCGCTCGGCTTCATGTCGCCAACTCAGTTCATGCAAAACTGGCTTGCGGCTCAGCGGACAAAGGATACGGCTGCATAA
- a CDS encoding LysR substrate-binding domain-containing protein: MRDFPPLRCVHTFEALARLMSYRLVIEELGIGRVAINSQIRLLERELGVDLFEKGRPPRLTPVGLRYFKAVSVMFDAFRDATAEISESRLARCLRIRADVTFSRYWLAPRLPEFHSSNPGVQIVLEASGGPVDISDGSVDAAIHFAPFARTDLSCERVFRNLITPVCTPQYLTDHAALARGETAALRDCTLLSTLPRPTDWPDWLHAAGSTDFALMSTLTYESSLVALRAATRGHGIAMATVALLAAELAAGEFVAPYALTLDQGDAAYYLTHSRSKLTMPEFSAFRDWLLSQQRPS; encoded by the coding sequence ATGCGCGACTTTCCGCCGTTACGATGCGTGCACACGTTCGAAGCGCTTGCGAGATTGATGAGCTATCGTCTGGTCATCGAGGAGCTGGGCATTGGACGCGTAGCAATCAACAGCCAGATCCGGCTGTTAGAACGAGAGCTCGGCGTCGATCTCTTCGAGAAGGGGCGGCCGCCCAGGTTGACACCGGTGGGGCTGCGTTATTTCAAGGCCGTTTCCGTGATGTTCGACGCGTTCCGGGATGCGACGGCAGAGATCAGCGAAAGCCGGCTCGCCCGGTGCCTGCGAATCCGTGCAGACGTGACATTTTCAAGGTATTGGCTGGCTCCGCGGCTACCCGAGTTTCATTCGAGCAATCCCGGCGTGCAGATCGTCCTCGAGGCGTCCGGCGGTCCGGTGGATATCTCCGACGGTTCGGTCGACGCGGCAATACATTTTGCTCCCTTCGCGAGGACGGACTTGAGTTGTGAGAGGGTGTTCCGGAATCTGATCACGCCGGTGTGTACGCCACAGTACCTGACGGACCATGCGGCGCTGGCGCGTGGCGAAACGGCAGCGCTTCGCGACTGCACGCTGTTGTCTACCTTGCCCAGGCCGACGGACTGGCCCGACTGGTTGCACGCTGCAGGGTCAACCGATTTCGCGCTGATGAGCACATTGACGTATGAAAGCTCTCTCGTTGCCCTTCGGGCGGCAACGCGGGGGCATGGGATCGCGATGGCGACCGTTGCGTTGTTGGCCGCCGAGTTGGCCGCCGGGGAGTTCGTCGCGCCGTACGCGTTGACGCTCGACCAGGGCGATGCCGCTTACTATCTGACGCATTCCCGAAGCAAGCTGACGATGCCCGAGTTTTCTGCCTTCCGCGACTGGCTGTTGTCACAGCAGCGTCCATCGTGA
- a CDS encoding tyrosine-type recombinase/integrase codes for MSPADWIDVLAVPPRPLPAGIDDAVRYLSDALNVPVYERWTPASLLRKYGCMQDARAGQPEVYALLLAGGPVVQFWDAGRVLTVPAGRAPRSEVVVERLLRVLRVRFRCVKPRAPQCDPEPVAGPAPHTRAKALASLDGEPWLAGAGPLVNLDPASNTLGTFDDASAIRLFLRDRAGASVHTRRGYIAEIRRLVRWCQANDIAGPLSGLSREHLVRYRDDLSNMGARTPRASQVLGERSQKRALAVVRSVLSYLWRTGYLTANPGAGLGDTAAAREKFAPDRILPAGAVHACDSWLRARLNPEGRPIAVMRRAAIVATYRFTGIRLDELAWHDGYPRVVTGDDGWTLQVRGKGRRERAVPLPGPCVIFLQQYRQACGLPPTPPPRENLPLIRGQRHDALGPSGLYREVRAAFAEMAAAVPPTEATTRLALQEASPHWLRHLVGKTLVVDANVPLPVAQMLLGHQSVATTAGYARADASQLRHVMQRCFTLTSDAG; via the coding sequence ATGTCGCCTGCCGACTGGATCGACGTGCTCGCTGTTCCGCCCCGACCGTTGCCGGCCGGTATCGACGACGCCGTGCGCTACCTGTCCGACGCACTGAACGTCCCCGTCTACGAACGCTGGACGCCCGCCTCCCTGCTCAGGAAGTACGGATGCATGCAGGACGCGAGAGCTGGGCAACCCGAGGTCTATGCCCTGCTGCTGGCCGGCGGCCCCGTGGTGCAGTTCTGGGATGCGGGGCGGGTGCTGACCGTGCCCGCCGGGCGGGCTCCGCGCAGTGAGGTGGTCGTCGAGCGCCTGCTGCGCGTCCTGCGGGTTCGCTTTCGCTGCGTCAAGCCCCGCGCGCCGCAATGTGACCCTGAGCCCGTCGCCGGTCCGGCCCCGCACACGCGCGCAAAGGCCCTGGCCTCGCTTGACGGCGAACCGTGGCTCGCCGGCGCGGGACCTCTCGTTAATCTGGACCCGGCCTCGAACACCCTGGGCACCTTCGATGATGCGTCGGCGATCCGGCTTTTCCTGCGCGACCGGGCAGGTGCGTCCGTGCACACGAGACGCGGCTATATCGCGGAAATCCGGCGCCTGGTCAGGTGGTGCCAGGCAAACGATATTGCGGGCCCGCTGTCCGGGCTGTCGCGCGAGCACCTCGTCCGGTACCGGGATGACCTGTCCAACATGGGCGCACGCACCCCGCGCGCATCGCAAGTGCTCGGCGAACGCAGCCAGAAACGTGCACTCGCGGTCGTGCGCAGCGTCCTGAGTTATCTGTGGAGGACCGGTTACCTGACGGCGAACCCGGGCGCCGGTCTGGGCGACACGGCAGCCGCACGCGAAAAGTTCGCCCCCGATCGCATCCTCCCTGCCGGCGCCGTACACGCATGCGACAGCTGGTTGCGCGCCCGCCTGAACCCCGAAGGCCGGCCGATCGCCGTCATGCGACGCGCGGCCATCGTCGCGACCTACCGCTTTACCGGCATCCGCCTGGATGAACTGGCCTGGCACGACGGCTATCCCCGGGTGGTGACCGGCGACGATGGCTGGACGCTACAGGTCAGGGGGAAGGGGCGCCGGGAGCGGGCGGTGCCGCTCCCCGGTCCGTGCGTGATCTTTCTGCAGCAATATCGACAGGCGTGCGGACTGCCGCCTACCCCGCCCCCCCGGGAAAACCTGCCGCTCATCCGCGGACAGCGGCATGACGCGCTCGGCCCTTCGGGACTGTATCGCGAAGTCCGGGCGGCGTTTGCGGAAATGGCCGCCGCCGTGCCACCTACCGAGGCGACCACACGCCTGGCACTCCAGGAAGCATCGCCACACTGGCTGCGCCATCTGGTCGGCAAGACGCTCGTCGTCGATGCCAACGTTCCCCTGCCCGTCGCCCAGATGCTGCTCGGGCATCAGTCGGTGGCAACGACGGCCGGTTACGCCCGTGCCGATGCATCACAGCTTCGTCACGTGATGCAGCGCTGCTTTACGCTGACGTCCGATGCAGGATGA
- a CDS encoding ABC transporter ATP-binding protein has product MPVGKSLNAWMHLPPDGELWLEVAEDFAELLRYPDGGGSYFMQSGCGKSTLLRAIAGLDARTDGSVLLERQLQRGPSDRIGMIVQEPRLLPWLSVANNIAFAAGSRRGNDPRVDALLAEVGLPGIGDALPMQVSGGMAQRVALARGLFAEPDLLLLDEPFSVVDAITRARLQRVLLALAQAHGTTALLATHDLDEALHLSDRVLVLSPAGDDRPSRIARDVRIDAMRPRDLRDPAMNALRDTLLEGIAITAVL; this is encoded by the coding sequence ATGCCGGTCGGCAAATCGTTGAACGCGTGGATGCATTTGCCGCCCGACGGCGAGTTATGGCTCGAGGTTGCAGAAGATTTTGCGGAACTACTGAGGTATCCTGATGGTGGGGGCAGCTACTTCATGCAGTCCGGCTGTGGTAAAAGCACGCTGCTGCGGGCGATTGCGGGCCTCGACGCGCGCACGGACGGTTCGGTGTTGCTCGAGCGGCAATTGCAGCGTGGCCCCTCTGACCGCATTGGCATGATCGTTCAGGAGCCGCGGCTGTTGCCGTGGCTCAGCGTAGCGAACAACATCGCGTTCGCCGCTGGATCGCGGCGAGGCAATGATCCACGTGTCGATGCGCTGCTGGCTGAAGTCGGTTTGCCGGGCATTGGTGACGCGTTGCCGATGCAGGTGTCCGGCGGCATGGCGCAACGCGTCGCACTGGCGCGCGGACTATTTGCCGAACCCGATCTGCTCCTGCTCGACGAACCGTTCAGCGTCGTCGATGCGATCACACGTGCCCGTCTTCAACGCGTATTGCTTGCGTTGGCGCAGGCGCACGGCACGACGGCTTTGCTCGCCACGCACGATCTGGATGAAGCATTGCATCTCTCGGATCGCGTGCTCGTGCTATCACCCGCAGGCGACGATCGGCCGAGCCGCATAGCACGCGATGTCCGTATCGATGCGATGCGGCCGCGCGATCTGCGCGACCCCGCGATGAATGCACTGCGCGACACGCTTCTGGAAGGTATCGCGATAACTGCTGTCTTGTGA
- a CDS encoding ATP-binding protein yields MALTFLDGGHHMRQNHDDEEYKKVPVMSMADYLFMDVNPCVDAEYHDGSFELEENAHNPMILAIPVYRPRDEVIKALKEGFTVPHLEAYRAWPLEMKVLAIEHVMQVLVIVPEVLELYDWMHIALRHRYRDAVPTASYAREVRKKYKLAQTGVATVIQRPAQSHSRCHSVFGLSGTGKTTLIMMVLSMFAMKIDHHEFEGAPLIFTQVTWLMVSCPPNGSVQTLMQGILYWFDLSFDEHNVEEMWSRANIGDYIKKVLLVLKRHMVGVLIIDEIHFALRAADKTWLLGFLSNLLNENACAYVLLGTHDAKRYLTGEMPGTREPNRHPTGKTVRNARRAISGGMTELSLYSYDREWRKFADQLMRIDFLPRAPANRDVIRKALYLVSAGLPAFAKLAWEITQYVGLLAGFEAVTYELVLQSVARTFSPVAGLIEALRTKDYARLVDFEDVAFEEVEKVRATLGRRSGHRGRESTPGTTSDMRFPFCVAILVELGKTKVEAESVVRDSLQAHPEWSSEDVIRAALTPGNEGRSRRAARKDGGKEQFDGNEKNAATGKGPGKK; encoded by the coding sequence ATGGCACTCACCTTTTTGGATGGAGGTCATCATATGCGGCAGAACCACGACGACGAGGAATACAAGAAGGTGCCGGTTATGTCGATGGCCGACTATCTCTTCATGGATGTCAATCCATGTGTCGATGCCGAATACCATGACGGCTCCTTCGAACTGGAGGAAAACGCCCACAATCCCATGATCCTCGCAATCCCGGTCTATCGCCCCCGGGACGAGGTGATCAAGGCCCTGAAAGAAGGTTTTACTGTACCGCATCTGGAAGCATATCGGGCGTGGCCGCTGGAAATGAAGGTGCTTGCTATCGAGCACGTCATGCAGGTACTGGTCATCGTGCCGGAAGTTCTTGAACTGTACGACTGGATGCATATCGCGCTGCGGCATCGCTACCGGGACGCGGTCCCAACGGCGTCGTATGCAAGAGAGGTTCGGAAGAAATATAAGCTGGCGCAGACGGGCGTTGCCACCGTCATCCAGCGACCCGCTCAGTCCCACTCACGTTGCCACTCGGTTTTCGGGCTCTCCGGCACCGGCAAGACCACGCTGATCATGATGGTGCTCAGCATGTTTGCGATGAAAATCGACCATCATGAGTTTGAAGGCGCACCCCTGATTTTTACGCAGGTTACGTGGCTCATGGTGTCGTGTCCGCCCAATGGCAGCGTGCAAACGCTGATGCAGGGCATCCTGTACTGGTTCGACCTCAGTTTTGATGAACACAACGTCGAAGAAATGTGGAGCCGCGCAAACATTGGCGACTACATCAAGAAGGTACTGCTGGTGCTCAAGCGGCACATGGTGGGCGTCCTGATCATCGACGAAATCCACTTCGCGCTCAGGGCTGCGGACAAGACCTGGCTCCTGGGGTTTCTGTCGAACCTTCTGAATGAAAACGCTTGCGCCTACGTGCTGCTGGGAACGCATGACGCCAAACGTTACCTCACTGGCGAGATGCCGGGTACTCGCGAGCCTAATCGCCACCCCACAGGCAAAACCGTGCGTAACGCGAGGCGCGCGATCAGCGGCGGTATGACCGAGCTGTCGCTGTATTCCTATGACCGGGAGTGGCGCAAGTTCGCCGACCAGCTGATGCGCATCGATTTCCTGCCGCGCGCACCGGCGAACAGAGACGTGATCCGGAAAGCCTTGTACCTGGTCAGCGCCGGACTGCCTGCGTTTGCCAAACTGGCGTGGGAAATTACGCAGTATGTAGGACTGCTTGCAGGCTTCGAAGCGGTGACGTACGAGCTGGTACTCCAGAGCGTCGCCAGGACGTTTTCGCCGGTCGCCGGGCTCATCGAGGCATTGCGCACGAAGGATTATGCAAGACTCGTCGATTTCGAGGACGTGGCGTTCGAGGAGGTCGAGAAGGTCAGGGCGACCCTTGGCAGGCGTTCTGGCCATCGAGGTCGGGAAAGCACGCCCGGAACTACATCGGACATGCGCTTCCCGTTTTGCGTTGCGATCCTCGTCGAACTGGGGAAGACGAAGGTAGAAGCCGAGTCGGTGGTCAGGGACAGCCTCCAAGCGCATCCTGAATGGTCCAGTGAGGACGTGATTCGTGCGGCACTCACGCCGGGGAATGAGGGACGGTCCCGTCGAGCCGCCCGCAAGGACGGGGGCAAAGAACAATTCGATGGCAACGAAAAAAACGCCGCGACCGGCAAAGGCCCCGGGAAGAAGTAG
- a CDS encoding DNA-binding protein encodes MKKPIPPNGRIHAIIRQMGRPPLNTTDAVIAAIRQQLAEGCAGTHVTPAVFRRLVSARRVRERLGGGDLTWINRTIRSVEAQILAESAARDPVADLPDAVATTMRALWQSAVEEAHNQLATVRTEAARAIEDARAERDEASALTAMLRHECGELQQRNDAHLHKIGELDATVAHLARQCEEERARRQALEARLADALDARERDRTAHHDELSAVRREYDGLRRQLLLETDAYRKTIGEAQRALERELAACRQLLEHTTRERDRLANRADSQSGSRPAQGRAP; translated from the coding sequence ATGAAAAAGCCAATACCCCCAAATGGCCGGATTCACGCGATAATCCGGCAAATGGGACGCCCTCCTTTAAATACGACTGACGCCGTAATCGCCGCCATCCGGCAACAGCTGGCTGAGGGCTGCGCGGGCACGCACGTCACCCCCGCCGTGTTTCGACGGCTGGTGTCCGCCCGTCGCGTGCGCGAGCGGCTCGGCGGCGGCGACCTGACCTGGATCAACCGCACGATCCGCAGCGTGGAGGCGCAGATCCTGGCCGAGTCGGCTGCGCGTGATCCCGTCGCGGATCTGCCCGATGCGGTCGCCACGACCATGCGGGCGCTCTGGCAGAGCGCCGTCGAAGAAGCGCATAACCAGCTCGCCACCGTGCGCACCGAAGCCGCGCGTGCGATCGAGGACGCCCGGGCCGAGCGCGACGAGGCGAGCGCGCTCACCGCGATGTTGCGTCACGAATGCGGCGAGCTCCAGCAACGCAACGACGCACACCTCCACAAGATCGGAGAACTCGACGCGACGGTGGCGCATCTTGCACGGCAATGCGAGGAGGAACGGGCACGGCGGCAGGCGCTGGAGGCCCGGCTGGCCGACGCACTGGATGCGCGGGAACGGGATCGCACCGCGCATCACGACGAGCTGTCGGCCGTGCGCCGCGAATACGATGGACTGCGCCGCCAGCTGCTGCTGGAAACGGACGCGTACCGGAAGACGATCGGGGAAGCGCAGCGCGCGCTGGAGCGGGAGCTTGCTGCCTGCCGCCAGTTGCTGGAACACACCACGCGCGAGCGCGACCGGCTCGCGAATCGCGCCGACAGCCAGTCCGGTTCGCGTCCGGCTCAGGGACGCGCCCCCTAA
- a CDS encoding TniQ family protein gives MAIFLEFPLPDEVLVSVAAAYVTNDEVHDVAAFCRRLFGDGIGMPVAIVTNLRHVEVETRRTWGMTAAEIRDRLTLFPYYAAFWSKAKVDFVAGVCIQEPDRETLDGPIPWSANALGTCVYGLGIRYCKACWYQDDAEGIRRYWRRAHQLPGVVTCHVHGCALTSAGAGARGMFMARRPRTDTLLEIPGSPFQRAARHEVSALSAAILKDGANSLRFGEPEARLDCLRSLGYGASNRNLVDEDRLIHDVIHTFGKNFLELVHLVPKGPRSWIHGCVCGGRGKRKKSLPIVLMDVFLSGRARHVERSPGPVCPAAERQDDPSHRLVISDAPHDRFHCLCSCGYSFQFDEDERGENRRLAPTSAGPDFARAAAILDEKGWPRETIARVFGVSEKSLAHWMRFRAEASARKLCLERARLLVRWIELVHRSGGTDGALAENGRLWRSVRSLWATLPQNLTPLDCRD, from the coding sequence ATGGCAATCTTCCTCGAGTTTCCCCTCCCGGATGAAGTTCTCGTCAGCGTGGCGGCCGCTTACGTGACGAACGACGAAGTACATGACGTCGCGGCGTTTTGCCGGAGGCTGTTCGGCGACGGTATCGGTATGCCGGTTGCAATCGTGACGAACCTCCGGCACGTCGAAGTCGAGACGCGGCGGACCTGGGGGATGACGGCGGCAGAGATACGCGACCGGCTGACGCTATTTCCTTACTACGCTGCCTTCTGGTCAAAGGCAAAAGTCGACTTCGTCGCCGGCGTGTGCATCCAGGAACCGGACAGGGAGACGCTGGACGGACCCATACCGTGGAGCGCCAATGCTCTCGGGACGTGTGTTTATGGGCTCGGCATCCGCTATTGCAAGGCTTGCTGGTACCAGGACGATGCGGAGGGCATCCGCCGTTACTGGCGACGGGCCCATCAGCTACCGGGCGTGGTTACCTGCCATGTCCATGGCTGCGCACTGACGAGCGCTGGTGCTGGCGCCAGGGGCATGTTTATGGCGCGGCGGCCACGCACCGATACGTTGCTTGAAATTCCGGGCTCGCCGTTTCAACGCGCAGCGCGGCACGAAGTAAGTGCCCTGTCCGCCGCGATCTTGAAGGACGGCGCCAATTCGCTCCGGTTCGGGGAACCAGAGGCACGACTGGACTGCCTGCGATCACTGGGCTACGGAGCCAGCAATCGTAACCTTGTCGATGAAGACCGGCTCATACACGATGTCATACATACATTCGGCAAAAATTTTCTCGAGCTCGTTCATCTCGTTCCTAAGGGACCGCGCAGCTGGATTCACGGTTGTGTGTGCGGCGGCCGTGGGAAAAGGAAAAAGAGTCTGCCGATCGTCCTGATGGACGTGTTTCTGTCGGGTCGCGCCCGGCACGTGGAAAGGTCGCCGGGGCCAGTCTGCCCGGCAGCGGAACGCCAGGACGATCCGAGTCACCGTCTCGTGATCTCGGACGCACCGCACGATCGCTTCCATTGCCTGTGCTCCTGTGGGTATTCGTTCCAGTTTGACGAGGACGAGCGCGGAGAAAACCGGCGGCTTGCCCCGACCTCCGCCGGACCGGATTTTGCGCGCGCGGCGGCCATTCTTGACGAGAAAGGCTGGCCGCGTGAAACGATTGCGCGAGTCTTCGGGGTGAGCGAGAAGAGTCTCGCGCACTGGATGCGCTTCCGGGCTGAAGCCAGTGCCCGAAAGTTGTGTCTGGAGCGGGCAAGACTTCTTGTCCGGTGGATCGAACTGGTCCATCGCAGCGGAGGGACCGATGGGGCGCTGGCAGAAAACGGCCGGCTCTGGCGGTCGGTCCGAAGCCTATGGGCTACCTTGCCGCAGAACCTGACACCACTCGATTGCCGCGACTAG
- a CDS encoding Mov34/MPN/PAD-1 family protein, giving the protein MGWSVGQLFARDLTANTVEVEMATVLAPTRAAWARVTFNTERAMSEREALFKKGLHCVGIWHIHPESSPSPSTEDRLLAREHALAARPQLAGIVFVIVGTAQPPAGLRVWVDDGVDLHEAISDEIKQ; this is encoded by the coding sequence ATGGGATGGTCCGTCGGCCAGTTATTCGCGAGAGACCTTACCGCTAACACCGTCGAGGTGGAAATGGCGACGGTCCTGGCACCCACACGCGCTGCCTGGGCACGGGTGACGTTCAACACTGAGCGCGCGATGTCTGAACGTGAGGCCCTCTTCAAGAAAGGGCTACATTGCGTTGGTATTTGGCATATACATCCAGAATCGTCACCTAGCCCGTCAACGGAAGATCGGCTATTGGCGCGTGAGCATGCGCTTGCCGCACGGCCGCAGCTCGCGGGCATTGTCTTCGTTATCGTCGGAACAGCGCAACCACCCGCCGGCTTGCGCGTATGGGTTGACGATGGCGTTGACTTGCACGAGGCAATATCCGACGAAATCAAACAATAA
- a CDS encoding lysozyme inhibitor LprI family protein, with amino-acid sequence MLSQNNSHQGALQAGIDFEADTVKASLDYSVQPTDDGKKIYGSTQANSAAITFASTVIEQSMLNGALDKQKAAEQHAQQQQALQAQQQQAEIAQAQAAEAQEAALVKAQADIKAANDAINVVWNAGSKEWRQSMLPEQRLWLAQRENDCKIKALDIGASDSVAYQTAKLNCEVQMTVDRTQVLKSGLQQNMAQSN; translated from the coding sequence ATGCTTTCGCAGAACAATTCCCATCAGGGCGCGTTGCAGGCGGGCATCGACTTCGAGGCAGATACGGTCAAGGCGTCTCTTGATTACAGCGTTCAGCCGACCGATGATGGGAAGAAAATCTACGGTAGCACCCAAGCTAACAGTGCTGCGATCACGTTCGCTTCCACGGTTATCGAACAATCGATGTTAAATGGTGCATTGGATAAGCAAAAGGCAGCCGAACAGCATGCGCAACAGCAGCAAGCCCTGCAGGCTCAGCAGCAACAAGCCGAGATTGCTCAAGCGCAGGCAGCTGAAGCTCAAGAAGCCGCTCTCGTGAAGGCGCAGGCTGATATCAAGGCCGCGAACGACGCAATCAACGTCGTGTGGAATGCTGGCAGTAAAGAGTGGCGCCAAAGCATGCTGCCGGAACAGCGTCTCTGGCTGGCTCAGCGCGAGAATGATTGCAAGATCAAGGCTCTCGATATTGGAGCATCGGACTCAGTCGCTTATCAAACTGCAAAGCTCAATTGCGAAGTGCAGATGACGGTTGACCGTACGCAGGTGTTGAAGTCGGGACTCCAGCAAAACATGGCGCAGTCCAATTAA